The following proteins come from a genomic window of Microbacterium lemovicicum:
- a CDS encoding endonuclease domain-containing protein has translation MVILTEAVAVAGGVMRVAALRHAGVPRRAIEQAVAARVLLRPRNGWVALPEADPALMAAARAGVVLTCLTQAERLGLWVFDDGAVHVAADPHRHIGEVREGTRVHWARPLVPRHPDVLVDRVENALAAVVSCQPHERALAVWESALRHGHVTREAVRLLPLSTAARSLLEACSVHSDSGLETFIPVRLRFLRLPIRQQVWLGGHRVDFLIGDRLVLQVDGGHHVGAQRRSDIAHDARLMLLGFHVIRLDYVQIMTRWAEVHDVIVLAVAQGLHRAA, from the coding sequence ATGGTGATTCTCACTGAGGCGGTCGCCGTGGCCGGCGGCGTCATGCGGGTGGCCGCCCTTCGGCACGCGGGTGTGCCTCGCCGGGCGATCGAGCAGGCGGTCGCGGCGCGCGTGCTGCTGCGTCCGCGAAACGGCTGGGTCGCGCTCCCGGAGGCCGATCCTGCGCTGATGGCCGCGGCTCGCGCGGGCGTGGTGCTCACCTGCCTCACTCAGGCGGAACGTCTCGGACTCTGGGTCTTCGACGACGGCGCAGTCCACGTGGCGGCGGATCCGCATCGGCACATCGGCGAAGTCCGGGAGGGCACCCGCGTCCACTGGGCGCGACCGTTGGTGCCGCGGCATCCGGATGTCCTGGTGGACCGCGTCGAGAACGCGCTTGCCGCAGTCGTGAGCTGCCAGCCGCACGAGCGCGCCCTCGCTGTGTGGGAGTCGGCGCTCCGGCACGGGCACGTGACGCGTGAGGCCGTCCGTCTCCTGCCACTGTCGACCGCCGCGCGCTCGCTCCTCGAGGCGTGCTCCGTGCACTCCGACTCTGGGCTCGAGACGTTCATCCCCGTGCGGCTGCGGTTCCTCCGGCTGCCGATCCGCCAGCAGGTATGGCTCGGTGGTCATCGCGTCGACTTCTTGATCGGCGATCGTCTTGTCCTGCAGGTCGATGGCGGACACCACGTCGGGGCTCAGCGCCGCAGCGACATCGCCCATGACGCGCGGCTGATGCTGCTGGGTTTCCACGTCATCCGCCTGGACTACGTG
- the nusG gene encoding transcription termination/antitermination protein NusG — MTERYVDDADWATAAEQSSEDDEAQEGNQLAADERSVEPAEHAALHVVDDSDDETDDSDLDEIDIEDPEADAIVNDALHIDEAAEAEAAAEVLTDSLAEEEAEYVAAHADDVTPYDGPDVNGDEDEPVLDADFVQEVDAAASVVDEVEASVDPADAAEAPVDVDVADAEAVDDLAPLDGDESPADGDESPVDGDEDDEDVDPYEAFRAELRSLPGKWFVIHSYAGFERKVKANIEQRKSTLEVEDDIYQVEVPMEDVVEIKNGQRKMVTRVRIPGYVLVRMDLNEDTWSVVRHTPGVTGFVGNAHNPTPLRFEEAFNMLKSLVEVKEVAPAKAGSGKGGQPVARSIPAEVDFEVGETITIKEGSFAGLPGTISEIKPESGKLTVLVSLFERETPVELSFDQVTKL; from the coding sequence GTGACTGAAAGATATGTCGACGACGCCGACTGGGCGACCGCTGCGGAGCAGTCCTCGGAGGACGACGAGGCCCAGGAGGGCAACCAGCTCGCGGCCGACGAGCGTTCCGTCGAGCCCGCCGAGCACGCCGCTCTGCACGTCGTGGACGACTCCGACGACGAGACGGACGACTCCGACCTGGATGAGATCGACATCGAAGACCCGGAGGCCGACGCCATCGTGAACGACGCCCTGCACATCGACGAGGCCGCCGAGGCCGAGGCCGCAGCGGAGGTCCTCACCGACTCGCTCGCCGAGGAGGAGGCGGAGTACGTCGCCGCCCACGCCGACGACGTCACGCCGTACGACGGACCCGACGTCAACGGCGACGAGGACGAGCCGGTGCTCGACGCCGACTTCGTCCAGGAGGTGGATGCCGCGGCATCCGTCGTCGACGAGGTCGAAGCCTCCGTCGACCCGGCGGACGCCGCCGAGGCCCCCGTGGACGTCGACGTCGCCGACGCCGAAGCGGTCGACGATCTGGCGCCGCTCGACGGTGACGAGTCGCCGGCCGACGGTGACGAGTCGCCGGTCGACGGTGACGAGGATGACGAGGACGTCGACCCGTACGAGGCGTTCCGCGCCGAGCTGCGGTCGCTTCCCGGCAAGTGGTTCGTCATCCACTCCTACGCCGGCTTTGAGCGCAAGGTGAAGGCCAACATCGAGCAGCGCAAGTCGACGCTCGAGGTCGAGGACGACATCTACCAGGTCGAGGTCCCGATGGAGGACGTCGTCGAGATCAAGAACGGCCAGCGCAAGATGGTCACGCGCGTCCGGATCCCCGGCTACGTGCTCGTCCGCATGGACCTCAACGAGGACACCTGGTCGGTCGTGCGCCACACGCCCGGCGTCACCGGCTTCGTCGGCAACGCGCACAACCCGACGCCGCTGCGCTTCGAGGAGGCCTTCAACATGCTGAAGAGCCTCGTCGAGGTCAAGGAGGTCGCTCCGGCCAAGGCGGGTTCCGGCAAGGGTGGTCAGCCGGTCGCGCGCTCGATCCCGGCCGAGGTCGACTTCGAGGTCGGCGAGACCATCACGATCAAGGAGGGCTCGTTCGCCGGGCTCCCCGGCACGATCTCCGAGATCAAGCCCGAGAGCGGCAAGCTCACCGTGCTCGTCTCGCTGTTCGAGCGCGAGACGCCCGTCGAGCTCTCGTTCGACCAGGTCACCAAGCTCTGA
- the secE gene encoding preprotein translocase subunit SecE, translating into MVQDEPKGEVVAKSDAPREKKPNFFQRIAIFIRQVFAELRKVVTPTRQELLKFTAVVLGFVVVMMAVVYGLDVLFVWITTVVFGVPGGATP; encoded by the coding sequence ATGGTCCAAGACGAGCCGAAGGGCGAGGTCGTCGCCAAGAGCGATGCCCCGCGCGAGAAGAAGCCCAACTTCTTCCAGCGCATCGCCATCTTCATCCGCCAGGTCTTCGCAGAGCTCCGCAAGGTCGTCACGCCGACGCGCCAGGAGCTGCTGAAGTTCACGGCGGTCGTGCTCGGATTCGTCGTCGTCATGATGGCGGTCGTCTACGGCCTCGACGTGCTGTTCGTCTGGATCACGACCGTCGTGTTCGGCGTTCCGGGCGGCGCGACCCCCTGA
- the gcvPB gene encoding aminomethyl-transferring glycine dehydrogenase subunit GcvPB — protein sequence MSAVRRFHAASWDEKVVYELGAPGRRGFVPPASWAPEGTSALPEDLRRERDSDLPELAEYEVRRHFTHLSQQTMGMMGISLFGTCTMKHNPTVNDAVAARSEIAAVHPRQDPATYQGVLGLVHDMEDELRNLSGMAAFSFQPGGGADAAYLNAVITRAYHASRGELAQRTQVITTAQAHPCNPATAKAAGFEVITLPVEEEGYPSLEALKAVIGPDTAALVLNNPDDMGIYNPRIREFIDAVHEVGGLAFYDNANFNGVMTRLRAHDLGFDACMYMLHKSFGANKGGNGPSVGAYGCSEALAPFLPGPRIVKNGDVYDLIEPEQSIGRVREFLGNVPQVIKAYSWTRAMGTDGLREAADLSVLANNYMETRLMALDGVTMAFAGKALPRLEMTRYSLEEYAAETGLTTVDVQNRMTDFGIDAYWLAHEPWLTPEPFTPEAGEMWSKEDLDEWIDVLAHVLEEGRRDPEMVRSAPHNQVVAQIDGSGLDDPATWAVTWAAYRRKHQGV from the coding sequence ATGAGCGCCGTCCGCCGCTTCCACGCCGCCTCGTGGGACGAGAAGGTCGTCTACGAGCTCGGCGCCCCCGGCCGCCGGGGATTCGTCCCGCCGGCCTCGTGGGCGCCGGAGGGCACGTCCGCTCTGCCCGAGGATCTCCGTCGCGAGCGCGACTCCGACCTGCCGGAGCTCGCCGAGTACGAGGTGCGTCGCCACTTCACCCATCTGTCGCAGCAGACGATGGGGATGATGGGCATCAGCCTGTTCGGCACGTGCACGATGAAGCACAACCCGACGGTGAACGACGCCGTCGCCGCCCGGTCGGAGATCGCCGCGGTGCACCCCCGGCAGGACCCCGCGACCTACCAGGGGGTGCTCGGACTCGTCCACGACATGGAGGACGAGCTGCGCAACCTGTCGGGGATGGCGGCCTTCAGCTTCCAGCCCGGGGGAGGGGCGGATGCCGCATACCTGAACGCCGTCATCACGCGGGCGTACCACGCCTCCCGGGGCGAGCTCGCGCAGCGCACGCAGGTGATCACGACCGCCCAGGCGCACCCGTGCAACCCCGCGACGGCCAAGGCCGCCGGCTTCGAGGTCATCACGCTCCCCGTGGAGGAGGAGGGGTATCCCTCGCTCGAGGCGCTCAAGGCCGTCATCGGCCCCGACACGGCGGCGCTCGTGCTCAACAACCCCGACGACATGGGCATCTACAACCCGCGGATCCGCGAGTTCATCGATGCGGTGCACGAGGTCGGCGGGCTCGCCTTCTACGACAACGCCAACTTCAACGGCGTCATGACCCGCCTGCGCGCCCACGATCTCGGCTTCGACGCCTGCATGTACATGCTCCACAAGAGCTTCGGCGCGAACAAGGGCGGCAACGGTCCCTCCGTCGGCGCCTACGGCTGCTCCGAGGCGCTCGCGCCGTTCCTCCCCGGTCCGCGCATCGTCAAGAACGGCGACGTGTACGACCTCATCGAGCCGGAGCAGAGCATCGGGCGGGTGCGGGAGTTCCTCGGCAACGTGCCGCAGGTCATCAAGGCCTACTCGTGGACGCGGGCGATGGGCACCGACGGCCTCCGCGAGGCGGCCGACCTGTCGGTGCTGGCCAACAACTACATGGAGACGCGCCTGATGGCGCTCGACGGCGTCACGATGGCCTTCGCCGGCAAGGCGCTGCCGCGGCTGGAGATGACGCGCTACTCGCTCGAGGAGTACGCCGCCGAGACGGGGCTCACCACCGTCGACGTGCAGAACCGCATGACCGACTTCGGGATCGACGCCTACTGGCTGGCGCACGAGCCGTGGCTGACGCCGGAGCCCTTCACCCCCGAGGCGGGGGAGATGTGGTCGAAGGAGGACCTGGACGAGTGGATCGACGTGCTCGCGCACGTGCTCGAGGAGGGGCGGCGCGACCCCGAGATGGTGCGCAGCGCCCCGCACAACCAGGTCGTCGCCCAGATCGACGGCTCCGGCCTCGACGATCCCGCGACGTGGGCCGTCACGTGGGCGGCCTATCGCCGCAAGCACCAGGGCGTGTGA
- the gcvPA gene encoding aminomethyl-transferring glycine dehydrogenase subunit GcvPA, producing MANSAAQSGQALLEAVGVASAEELFAQIPERDRADDAIAARPGIRSELELRRMLEGRLRGGISTDSHISFLGGGYWKHYVPALCDEIAARPEISTSVWGTPSSDHGRNQAWFEFTSQLGALLDLEFVGLPVYSWGCAAGHALRMAARLTGRSVVVIPSNVDRERRLVIDTYCGSRELDGALTVREVAVDPATGTVSPAALTAVLDDDVAAVYLETPNSWGVIELEMAALIEATHAVGAEAVVGVDPIALGALASPAAAGADILVGSIQPLGIHLYAGGGVGGFIASRDEERYAREFPTLQVSIAPTLREGERAFGMTLFAQSSYGSRELGNDWTGNSVYLWAVRAAVYLSLLGPAGMRELAETNAANARATAELLDALPGVSVPHLDRVFKEFVVDFRGTGMPVADINAALLTRGILGGHDLTGSHDGLDGCALYCVTELTTEADVRALITALEEVTAR from the coding sequence ATGGCGAACTCCGCCGCCCAGAGCGGCCAGGCCCTCCTCGAGGCGGTCGGCGTCGCGTCGGCCGAAGAGCTGTTCGCGCAGATCCCGGAGCGCGACCGGGCCGATGACGCCATCGCCGCGCGGCCGGGCATCCGCTCCGAGCTGGAGCTGCGACGGATGCTGGAGGGCCGCCTCCGCGGCGGCATCTCGACGGACTCGCACATCTCGTTCCTCGGCGGCGGCTACTGGAAGCACTACGTGCCGGCGCTCTGCGACGAGATCGCCGCCCGTCCCGAGATCTCCACGTCGGTGTGGGGCACGCCGAGCTCCGACCACGGGCGCAACCAGGCCTGGTTCGAGTTCACCTCGCAGCTCGGCGCGCTGCTCGACCTCGAGTTCGTCGGGCTGCCCGTCTACAGCTGGGGCTGCGCGGCGGGCCACGCCCTGCGCATGGCGGCGCGCCTCACGGGTCGCTCGGTGGTCGTCATCCCCTCGAACGTCGACCGTGAGCGCCGCCTCGTCATCGACACCTACTGCGGCTCCCGCGAGCTGGACGGCGCCCTCACCGTCCGCGAGGTCGCCGTCGACCCGGCGACGGGCACCGTCTCCCCGGCCGCGCTCACCGCCGTGCTCGACGACGACGTCGCCGCGGTCTACCTCGAGACCCCGAACTCCTGGGGGGTCATCGAGCTCGAGATGGCCGCGCTGATCGAGGCGACCCATGCCGTGGGCGCGGAGGCCGTCGTCGGCGTCGACCCGATCGCGCTCGGCGCCCTGGCCTCACCGGCGGCCGCAGGCGCCGACATCCTGGTCGGCTCCATCCAGCCGCTGGGCATCCACCTCTACGCCGGCGGAGGCGTCGGCGGCTTCATCGCCTCGCGCGACGAGGAGCGCTACGCCCGCGAGTTCCCCACGCTTCAGGTGAGCATCGCCCCGACGCTGCGCGAGGGGGAGCGGGCGTTCGGGATGACGCTCTTCGCGCAGAGCTCTTACGGCTCGCGGGAGCTCGGCAACGACTGGACCGGCAACTCCGTCTACCTCTGGGCGGTCCGCGCGGCCGTGTACCTCTCGCTCCTCGGTCCGGCGGGCATGCGGGAGCTCGCGGAGACGAACGCGGCCAACGCCCGCGCGACGGCGGAGCTGCTCGATGCGCTCCCCGGGGTGTCCGTGCCGCATCTCGACCGCGTCTTCAAGGAGTTCGTCGTCGACTTCCGCGGCACCGGGATGCCGGTCGCCGACATCAACGCCGCACTGCTGACCCGCGGCATCCTGGGCGGACACGACCTCACCGGCAGCCACGACGGGCTCGACGGCTGCGCCCTGTACTGCGTCACCGAACTCACCACGGAGGCCGATGTGAGAGCCCTGATCACCGCGCTGGAGGAGGTGACGGCCCGATGA
- a CDS encoding ATP-NAD kinase family protein — translation MTMRVGVLLNPIAGFGGTLAMHGTDLLAADRFADAVAAGRSSRRLVRALETWQARGGAARLVSAPGLLGADALRSAGFDARVDVVEEATGPTTRRDTLAAARRLIADGIDALLFSGGDGTATDIAEAIGLAVPVIGVPSGVKMHSQVFSRSPEAAGRLLAELTAGRAWDETADVLDAAADGSPGVIAALRAARAGEPLQGAKGGSSAPSDAGERRAIAAELLRASGPATTWIIGPGTTAAALADALGVAGTLRGVDVRHPSGAVELDVDEERLLAVVSAAADPRLVLGVVGGQGFLLGRGNHELSPRVLSALGADRVSIVATSSKVATLVPPVLYIDADDGLGGEPAGSRHPLLGYRRVRTGARQTTVLNVVDAAA, via the coding sequence ATGACCATGCGCGTCGGCGTGCTGCTGAACCCGATCGCCGGGTTCGGCGGCACGTTGGCGATGCACGGCACCGACCTGCTCGCTGCCGATCGGTTCGCCGACGCGGTCGCGGCCGGGCGCTCGAGCCGGCGCCTCGTGCGTGCGCTCGAGACCTGGCAGGCGCGCGGCGGCGCGGCGCGTCTCGTGTCGGCCCCCGGGCTGCTCGGCGCGGACGCGCTGCGCTCCGCCGGGTTCGACGCGCGGGTCGATGTCGTCGAGGAGGCGACCGGCCCCACCACCCGCCGCGACACCCTGGCGGCGGCTCGGAGGCTGATCGCCGACGGCATCGACGCGCTCCTCTTCTCCGGCGGAGACGGCACGGCCACCGACATCGCCGAGGCGATCGGCCTGGCGGTGCCGGTGATCGGCGTGCCCTCGGGCGTGAAGATGCACTCGCAGGTCTTCTCCCGTTCGCCGGAGGCCGCGGGGCGGCTGCTCGCCGAGCTGACGGCCGGGCGGGCGTGGGACGAGACCGCCGACGTCCTGGATGCCGCGGCCGACGGCTCCCCGGGAGTGATCGCCGCTCTGCGCGCCGCGCGCGCGGGCGAGCCCCTGCAGGGCGCGAAGGGCGGCTCCTCGGCACCGTCCGATGCGGGCGAGCGCCGCGCGATCGCGGCGGAGCTGCTGCGCGCGAGCGGACCGGCGACAACCTGGATCATCGGCCCCGGCACCACCGCGGCCGCGCTGGCCGACGCCCTCGGCGTCGCCGGCACCCTCCGCGGGGTGGATGTGCGGCATCCGTCCGGCGCCGTCGAGCTCGACGTCGACGAGGAGCGCCTGCTGGCGGTCGTGAGCGCTGCCGCCGATCCCCGCCTCGTACTCGGCGTCGTGGGCGGTCAGGGCTTCCTCCTGGGCCGCGGCAACCACGAGCTGAGCCCGCGGGTGCTGTCGGCACTGGGCGCCGACCGGGTGTCGATCGTCGCGACGTCGTCTAAGGTCGCCACGCTCGTCCCGCCCGTCCTCTACATCGACGCCGACGACGGTCTCGGCGGCGAACCGGCCGGGTCGCGGCATCCGCTGCTCGGCTATCGTCGCGTGCGCACCGGCGCCCGGCAGACCACCGTCCTCAACGTCGTCGACGCCGCGGCCTGA
- a CDS encoding aminotransferase, giving the protein MQIEELDRAYLFHPMTNLAAHEQNGPPLTIVEGHGATVTDSNGRDYLDAMAGLWCVNVGYSHPEMADALHAQASKLPYFHAFSSMGTELPALLSERLIRMAPVPMSKVFFGNSGSDANDTQAKLVWYYNNVLGRPEKKKIISRRRGYHGVTVLSGGLTGLKNLHDGFDLPLPMIRHVRPPHRLWERAPGQSDEEFSTALAAELETLILDEGPETVAAMIAEPVMAAGGVIVPPDTYFPKIQEVLDRYDVLLIADEVVNGFGRLGVPFGSDAVGMRPDLMTVAKGITSAYVPLSAVLVSEKVWQVLLEGSAKYGSFGHGYTYSAHPLAAAAAMANLDIIERDGLIAQVAENGAYLHELLRAEFGDHPNVGEIRGKGLMAALEFVESREPLRPFAAQGAFATAVTLHSREAGVITRALPEADTVSFSPPFVTTRDELERMVVGVRAGLDRAVEARRSAS; this is encoded by the coding sequence ATGCAGATCGAGGAGCTGGACAGGGCCTACCTGTTCCACCCCATGACCAACCTCGCGGCCCACGAGCAGAACGGGCCGCCGCTGACGATCGTCGAGGGTCATGGCGCCACCGTCACCGACAGCAACGGCCGGGACTATCTCGACGCCATGGCGGGGCTGTGGTGCGTGAACGTCGGCTACTCCCACCCCGAGATGGCCGACGCGCTCCACGCGCAGGCGTCGAAGCTGCCCTACTTCCACGCGTTCTCCTCGATGGGGACGGAGCTGCCGGCGCTGCTGTCGGAGCGGCTGATCCGCATGGCGCCGGTGCCGATGAGCAAGGTGTTCTTCGGCAACTCCGGCTCCGACGCGAACGACACGCAGGCGAAGCTCGTCTGGTACTACAACAACGTGCTCGGCCGGCCGGAGAAGAAGAAGATCATCTCCCGCCGCCGCGGCTATCACGGCGTGACGGTGCTGTCCGGCGGGCTGACCGGGCTCAAGAACCTGCACGACGGCTTCGACCTGCCGCTGCCGATGATCCGCCACGTCCGCCCGCCGCACCGCCTGTGGGAGCGGGCGCCGGGCCAGAGCGACGAGGAGTTCTCCACCGCGCTCGCCGCGGAGCTCGAGACCCTCATCCTCGACGAGGGTCCCGAGACCGTCGCCGCGATGATCGCCGAGCCGGTCATGGCCGCCGGCGGTGTCATCGTGCCGCCCGACACGTACTTCCCGAAGATCCAGGAGGTGCTCGACCGCTACGACGTGCTGCTCATCGCCGACGAGGTCGTCAACGGCTTCGGGCGCCTGGGCGTGCCGTTCGGCAGTGACGCCGTCGGGATGCGTCCCGACCTGATGACGGTCGCGAAGGGCATCACCTCGGCCTACGTGCCGCTCTCGGCCGTCCTCGTCAGTGAGAAGGTCTGGCAGGTGCTGCTGGAGGGGTCGGCGAAGTACGGCAGCTTCGGTCACGGCTACACCTACTCCGCGCACCCCCTGGCGGCGGCCGCGGCCATGGCCAACCTCGACATCATCGAGCGCGACGGCCTGATCGCGCAGGTGGCCGAGAACGGCGCCTACCTGCACGAGCTGCTGCGCGCGGAGTTCGGCGACCACCCGAACGTCGGCGAGATCCGCGGCAAGGGCCTGATGGCCGCGCTGGAGTTCGTCGAGTCCCGCGAGCCGCTGCGGCCGTTCGCGGCGCAGGGCGCGTTCGCGACGGCGGTCACGCTCCACTCCCGCGAGGCGGGCGTCATCACGCGCGCGCTGCCCGAGGCCGACACCGTGTCGTTCTCCCCGCCGTTCGTGACCACCCGCGATGAGCTCGAGCGCATGGTCGTGGGCGTCCGCGCCGGACTCGATCGCGCCGTCGAGGCCCGGCGGAGCGCGTCCTGA